A section of the Sedimentisphaera cyanobacteriorum genome encodes:
- a CDS encoding sugar kinase, producing the protein MSDINLRPESECKYDILSLGEIMLRLDPGENRIHTTRQFNVWEGGGEYNVARGLKRCFGKRAAVAAAIVDNPVGRLLEDLLYQGGVSQEYVKWVPFDGIGRKSRVGLNFTERGFGLRAARGCSDRGCSAASQIKKGDINWDSIFGIDGIRWFHSGGIFAGLSETTPEALIEAMQTAKKYGTIVSYDLNYRASLWKDIGGKEKAMEVNREIAPLVDVMIGNEEDFSASLGFEVQGLDENCSRLDPANFKKMIREAVSEFPNFKAVATTLRNAVTASKNDWGAVLYSGGKFYDAQLREKLEILDRVGGGDSFASGLIYALMEGKDPQTAVNYGAAHGALAMTTPGDTTTADLKEVERLVEGGSARIAR; encoded by the coding sequence ATGAGCGATATTAATTTACGTCCTGAATCAGAATGCAAATACGACATCCTCTCACTTGGCGAGATTATGCTTCGTCTTGACCCGGGCGAAAACAGAATCCACACAACCCGCCAGTTTAACGTATGGGAAGGCGGCGGGGAGTATAATGTAGCACGCGGGCTCAAACGCTGCTTCGGCAAACGGGCTGCAGTGGCAGCGGCAATAGTTGACAATCCGGTCGGTCGTTTGCTCGAAGATCTGCTTTATCAGGGCGGCGTGAGCCAGGAATACGTTAAATGGGTGCCTTTCGATGGTATCGGCCGGAAATCACGTGTTGGGCTGAATTTCACTGAACGAGGGTTCGGCCTTCGAGCAGCAAGAGGCTGCAGCGACCGTGGCTGCAGCGCTGCATCGCAGATCAAAAAAGGCGATATCAACTGGGATTCGATTTTTGGAATCGACGGGATCCGCTGGTTTCACTCGGGCGGAATATTTGCAGGCCTGAGCGAGACAACTCCTGAAGCTCTTATTGAAGCAATGCAGACCGCAAAAAAATACGGCACAATTGTATCCTACGATTTGAACTACCGCGCATCGCTATGGAAAGATATCGGCGGCAAAGAAAAAGCAATGGAAGTTAATCGAGAAATCGCCCCGCTTGTGGATGTTATGATAGGCAACGAAGAAGACTTTTCAGCTTCGCTTGGTTTTGAAGTTCAAGGGCTTGATGAAAACTGCAGCAGGCTCGACCCGGCAAACTTCAAGAAGATGATCAGGGAGGCAGTGAGCGAATTCCCAAACTTCAAGGCAGTGGCCACGACATTGAGAAATGCCGTTACCGCTTCTAAAAACGACTGGGGGGCTGTGCTTTACTCAGGCGGGAAGTTTTACGATGCCCAGCTCAGAGAAAAGCTCGAAATCTTAGACCGCGTCGGCGGGGGAGACAGCTTCGCCTCTGGACTTATTTATGCCCTTATGGAAGGTAAAGACCCGCAAACAGCAGTGAATTACGGAGCAGCCCACGGCGCTCTTGCTATGACTACGCCTGGCGATACCACAACAGCAGACCTTAAGGAAGTTGAAAGGCTCGTGGAGGGCGGCTCTGCAAGGATTGCACGCTGA
- the kduD gene encoding 2-dehydro-3-deoxy-D-gluconate 5-dehydrogenase KduD, translating to MILDKFKLDGKKAIVTGGSRGLGQAMAIGLAEAGADVALAAKSSMEQTKTKIEELGRKCIAVQGDLTTKEPVSEIVSRAKHELGGIDILVNNAGTIRRAPFTEFSEKDWDDVLNVNLRTLFFLSQEVSKVLIEQGRGGKIINIASMLSFQGGVFVPSYTASKSAVMGLTKLMANELAKHGINTNGIAPGYMATDNTKPLREDPERSKAILGRIPAGRWGKPEDLQGAAVFLASEASDYMNGYTVAVDGGWLAR from the coding sequence ATGATTTTAGACAAATTCAAATTGGACGGAAAAAAGGCAATCGTAACAGGCGGCTCACGAGGTCTTGGGCAGGCTATGGCAATCGGACTGGCCGAGGCCGGAGCTGATGTAGCTCTTGCTGCTAAAAGCAGTATGGAGCAGACCAAAACAAAAATTGAAGAGCTCGGCAGAAAATGCATTGCTGTTCAGGGGGATTTGACGACAAAAGAACCTGTATCTGAAATAGTAAGCAGGGCAAAGCACGAACTGGGCGGGATTGATATTCTCGTTAATAATGCAGGCACTATACGCAGAGCCCCCTTCACAGAATTCTCCGAGAAAGACTGGGACGATGTTTTGAACGTGAATCTCCGCACCCTTTTCTTCCTGAGCCAGGAAGTGAGCAAGGTGCTTATAGAACAGGGCAGAGGCGGAAAGATAATAAACATCGCTTCAATGCTGAGCTTTCAGGGCGGGGTCTTTGTTCCTTCATATACAGCCTCGAAAAGCGCTGTTATGGGGCTCACGAAACTTATGGCAAATGAGCTTGCCAAGCACGGGATCAACACCAATGGAATCGCTCCGGGATATATGGCCACAGACAATACAAAGCCGCTTAGGGAAGACCCCGAGAGAAGCAAGGCAATTTTAGGCCGCATACCTGCGGGCAGATGGGGTAAACCTGAAGACCTCCAGGGAGCCGCTGTTTTCCTCGCTTCTGAGGCTTCAGACTATATGAACGGATATACTGTAGCCGTTGACGGGGGCTGGCTTGCCAGATAA
- a CDS encoding IclR family transcriptional regulator, with translation MNKYQIPNIIKACRILELLAENADGLSASDIEQMSEAARTTVYRILQTLCAQGMAEKRNGLFFAGTQLVKIGLDSLHSMEIRSLCVPFLRDLANKTGCTSHLAVPAGWQSLILEVHDSPNPVRVASRPGTTVPLYCSSTGKIFLAYIHKDSLKNYYCSHHPEKFTENTITTLEEMEKEVNKILENGCSVDAQEYHENVCCIAAPVKNGSREVCASIGITGPSSSLPEQRIEGISGEVTQCAEKLSEAMGYSRN, from the coding sequence ATGAATAAATATCAGATTCCGAATATAATCAAGGCTTGCAGGATTTTAGAACTTTTAGCCGAGAATGCTGACGGGCTAAGTGCTTCAGATATTGAACAGATGTCTGAAGCGGCAAGAACCACGGTTTACAGAATACTCCAAACTCTCTGCGCTCAGGGAATGGCTGAAAAGAGAAACGGGCTGTTCTTCGCCGGCACGCAGCTTGTGAAAATCGGGCTGGACTCACTGCACTCAATGGAGATAAGATCTCTTTGCGTTCCTTTTCTACGCGATCTTGCTAACAAAACAGGATGCACAAGCCATCTTGCTGTCCCTGCCGGCTGGCAGTCGCTGATCCTTGAAGTTCACGACAGCCCCAACCCTGTACGCGTGGCCTCAAGACCCGGGACTACTGTTCCTTTGTACTGCTCCTCCACAGGAAAAATTTTTCTTGCATACATCCACAAAGACAGCCTCAAGAACTACTACTGCAGTCACCATCCGGAAAAATTTACCGAAAACACTATCACAACGCTCGAAGAGATGGAAAAAGAGGTAAATAAAATTCTCGAGAACGGCTGCAGCGTAGATGCTCAAGAGTATCATGAAAATGTATGCTGTATTGCTGCGCCCGTAAAAAACGGGAGCAGAGAAGTATGCGCTTCAATCGGGATAACCGGCCCATCAAGCAGTCTGCCTGAACAAAGAATAGAAGGTATTTCGGGAGAAGTAACTCAGTGTGCAGAGAAATTGAGCGAAGCAATGGGTTATTCGAGGAATTAA
- a CDS encoding deoxyribodipyrimidine photo-lyase, giving the protein MTQQERITKLNNLPSRKEGEYVLYWMHASIRTIENPALEFAVERANAAGVPVIVMFCLIDKFPQSGKRSYRFMLEGLKEVEASLAERNIKFVLKKDKPTAAIPKYCSEAESLIFDRGYAYTENKWESVITRRCKCPVFEVDANVIVPVETASNKREYSAATLRRKIVPIAKNFIAPCGKNEAVKSSLETDIQSDEFSIHDARPDLREAAGFNYTGHLLHPGGQRSAEKMLAEFIEHRLENYENNRNDPAEDFQSGLSPYLRFGQISPALIYRRVKESGKPCDAFLEQLLVRRELAFNFVWFTENFWRYSALPAWARETLEEQKSAKREYVYKYEELEKARTHDKYWNAAQKEMAITGKMHGYMRMYWGKKILEWTNNPKTAFDWALRLNNVYSLDGNDPNSFAGVAWCFGNHDRPWTKRKIFGSVRYMNDRGLERKFNMKSYISRVNELLAK; this is encoded by the coding sequence ATGACACAGCAAGAGAGAATAACAAAGCTCAATAACCTCCCAAGCCGTAAGGAAGGGGAGTATGTACTTTACTGGATGCACGCATCTATTAGGACAATAGAAAATCCTGCCCTTGAATTTGCAGTTGAAAGGGCAAATGCCGCCGGAGTGCCTGTGATTGTAATGTTCTGCCTTATAGACAAATTCCCTCAGAGCGGAAAGCGCAGCTACAGATTTATGCTTGAAGGGCTTAAAGAGGTAGAGGCGAGTTTGGCAGAGAGAAATATAAAATTCGTTCTCAAGAAGGATAAACCCACAGCAGCGATACCCAAATACTGCAGCGAAGCAGAATCACTAATATTCGACAGGGGCTACGCTTATACCGAAAATAAATGGGAGAGCGTTATAACTCGAAGATGCAAATGCCCTGTATTTGAGGTTGATGCAAATGTCATCGTGCCAGTGGAAACTGCTTCCAACAAACGTGAATACAGCGCAGCCACGCTTAGACGCAAAATTGTGCCTATTGCTAAGAATTTCATCGCACCTTGCGGAAAAAATGAAGCAGTTAAAAGCTCACTTGAGACAGATATACAAAGCGATGAATTCTCAATCCATGATGCCCGTCCAGATTTGAGAGAGGCCGCAGGATTCAATTATACAGGGCACCTCTTACACCCCGGCGGACAGCGCAGCGCTGAAAAAATGCTTGCCGAGTTCATAGAGCATCGCCTCGAAAATTATGAAAACAATCGCAACGATCCTGCGGAAGATTTTCAGTCGGGGCTGAGCCCGTACCTCAGATTCGGTCAAATAAGCCCCGCCCTTATTTACCGCAGGGTTAAAGAAAGCGGCAAACCCTGTGATGCTTTCTTAGAGCAGCTGCTTGTTCGAAGAGAACTTGCATTCAATTTTGTCTGGTTCACTGAAAATTTCTGGAGATATTCAGCCCTGCCGGCATGGGCAAGAGAAACCCTCGAAGAGCAGAAATCTGCAAAGCGCGAGTATGTATATAAATACGAAGAGCTTGAAAAAGCCCGTACACACGACAAATACTGGAACGCTGCCCAAAAGGAAATGGCAATCACGGGCAAAATGCACGGATATATGCGGATGTACTGGGGGAAAAAGATTCTTGAATGGACAAACAATCCCAAAACAGCCTTCGACTGGGCTCTGAGACTGAACAACGTTTACTCTTTGGATGGAAACGACCCAAACAGCTTTGCTGGTGTTGCATGGTGCTTCGGAAATCACGACAGGCCTTGGACAAAACGCAAAATATTCGGCTCGGTACGGTATATGAACGACCGCGGGCTCGAGCGGAAATTCAATATGAAAAGCTATATCAGCAGAGTCAACGAACTTTTGGCTAAGTAG
- a CDS encoding sugar phosphate nucleotidyltransferase → MKPSLVVMAAGMGSRYGGLKQLDSVGPSGESIIEYSLFDAIRVGFGKVVFVVREEFKQIFHDKIGSVAQDLAEVDYACQELDAMLYGREIPEGRTKPWGTGHAVLTTKDLIETPFAVINADDFYGKQAFEVMAEFLSHPRGHGEYAMSGFSLKNTLSEYGSVSRGLCSTDGKHFLKKVEEYKEIFWNNGEVCSRLDSGEQIKLNPETMTSMNFWGFQQDIYEHLEQQFHQFIDEHGSELKSEFFIPNVVDRLINENKACVNVLPTSGTWFGVTYKEDKQFVQENIAKLTEKGIYPENLWEKK, encoded by the coding sequence ATGAAACCATCTTTAGTAGTTATGGCAGCAGGTATGGGCTCACGATACGGCGGACTCAAACAGCTTGATTCAGTTGGCCCGTCGGGTGAGTCTATAATAGAATATTCGCTTTTTGATGCAATAAGAGTAGGTTTCGGAAAGGTAGTTTTTGTTGTAAGAGAAGAGTTTAAGCAGATTTTCCACGATAAAATAGGCTCTGTTGCTCAAGATTTAGCAGAAGTTGATTATGCTTGTCAGGAGCTTGATGCGATGCTGTACGGCAGGGAAATACCCGAAGGCAGGACAAAGCCTTGGGGCACAGGCCATGCGGTTCTTACAACTAAAGATCTGATAGAGACCCCTTTTGCTGTTATAAATGCAGATGATTTTTACGGCAAGCAGGCTTTTGAAGTAATGGCGGAATTTCTGTCTCATCCACGCGGCCATGGGGAATATGCAATGTCGGGATTCTCTCTTAAAAACACACTCAGCGAGTATGGAAGCGTTTCAAGAGGGCTTTGCTCAACTGACGGAAAACATTTCCTGAAGAAAGTTGAAGAATATAAAGAGATTTTCTGGAATAATGGCGAGGTCTGCTCACGCCTTGATAGCGGTGAACAGATAAAATTGAACCCGGAAACTATGACAAGTATGAACTTCTGGGGATTTCAGCAGGATATTTACGAACATCTCGAGCAGCAGTTTCATCAATTTATTGATGAGCATGGAAGTGAGCTCAAGAGTGAGTTCTTTATCCCAAACGTTGTTGACAGGCTTATAAATGAAAATAAGGCGTGCGTTAATGTCCTCCCAACCTCCGGTACATGGTTCGGTGTTACCTACAAAGAGGATAAGCAGTTCGTGCAGGAGAATATAGCCAAACTTACGGAAAAAGGCATATATCCGGAGAATTTATGGGAAAAGAAGTAA
- a CDS encoding sodium:solute symporter family protein: MLMVTDVVEIAVIMAYLVIVIMLGWLGYTKTKTASDFMLAGRGTHPFVMAMSYGATFISTSAIVGFAGVAGMFGMGVLWLVFLNIFVGIFIAFVFLGERTRHMGHVLNAHTFAELLGRRYNSKAAQVFSGIIISLFLPLYAAAVFIGACEFITSHFGISYHLALLIFAVIVASYVVTGGLKGVMYVDAMQGTIMTVCMITMLILCYKMVGGVAEGHAQLTEMSDEVFVGFKAIGHQGWTEMPKFGWGDSQYDLWWILVSSIICGVGFGVLAQPQLTVRFMTVRSKRELNRGVLIGGLFILLIPGTAYVVANMSNVYFNKYETITGQLLSRTERADVIAKKTRDVEKTIPCSLLHIDEDGDKKADFHVIEKGLGKAAAIMPKAEVKQLENGLIQVKPRGTAFKRALTQTRNGRWMLNADSVIPNYIRSAMPTWFSLLFLITLLSAGMSTLSSQFHTLGSTFAHDVFRKLRNKETSSVKVTRTSILVGIIIAMLLSLYARGGFIVARATAIFFGLCLSSFLPSLVGGLFFRRMTKPAALSSMAAGFGVTVFWLLFVKAKEAGAIGLVQRFTGGESSILAGYPNWPNVDPCFVALPISVITAVLVAAFTKPNTSEELEKCFAK, translated from the coding sequence ATGCTGATGGTTACAGATGTTGTAGAAATTGCTGTGATAATGGCCTATCTGGTCATTGTGATTATGCTGGGCTGGCTTGGTTACACGAAAACCAAAACCGCTTCGGATTTTATGCTTGCCGGCAGAGGAACTCATCCCTTCGTGATGGCAATGAGCTACGGTGCTACATTCATCTCTACAAGCGCAATTGTCGGATTTGCCGGCGTTGCCGGAATGTTCGGGATGGGAGTACTTTGGCTTGTATTCCTGAACATATTTGTAGGCATATTCATAGCTTTCGTTTTTCTCGGCGAGAGAACACGCCACATGGGGCACGTGCTCAATGCCCATACCTTCGCTGAGCTTCTTGGCAGGCGGTACAACAGCAAGGCTGCGCAGGTTTTCTCCGGCATTATAATAAGCCTGTTCCTCCCTCTCTACGCAGCAGCTGTGTTTATCGGCGCATGCGAATTCATTACTTCACATTTCGGCATCTCCTACCACCTTGCTCTGCTGATTTTTGCTGTGATAGTAGCTTCATACGTGGTAACAGGCGGGCTCAAGGGGGTTATGTATGTAGATGCGATGCAGGGAACTATAATGACCGTCTGTATGATTACAATGCTTATACTATGCTATAAGATGGTAGGCGGGGTTGCAGAGGGGCATGCCCAGCTAACTGAGATGTCTGATGAGGTTTTCGTGGGTTTCAAGGCGATTGGTCATCAGGGCTGGACAGAGATGCCTAAGTTTGGCTGGGGAGACAGTCAGTATGACCTCTGGTGGATTCTTGTATCGAGCATAATCTGCGGCGTAGGTTTCGGCGTGCTTGCTCAGCCTCAGCTCACAGTGCGTTTTATGACAGTACGCAGTAAAAGAGAGCTCAACAGGGGCGTCTTGATTGGCGGATTGTTCATATTGCTTATTCCGGGTACAGCTTACGTTGTGGCAAATATGTCGAACGTTTATTTCAATAAATATGAAACAATTACCGGCCAGCTGCTCTCTCGTACTGAAAGGGCGGATGTTATAGCGAAGAAAACAAGGGATGTGGAAAAAACGATTCCCTGCAGTCTTCTGCATATTGACGAAGACGGGGATAAAAAAGCCGATTTTCATGTCATTGAGAAAGGCCTCGGAAAGGCAGCTGCTATTATGCCAAAGGCTGAAGTAAAGCAGCTGGAAAATGGGCTTATTCAAGTTAAGCCCCGCGGAACTGCCTTTAAACGCGCCCTGACGCAAACAAGAAACGGCCGCTGGATGCTCAACGCAGACAGCGTGATACCAAATTATATCCGCTCTGCGATGCCCACGTGGTTTTCTCTTTTGTTTCTGATTACCCTGCTCTCAGCGGGAATGAGTACGCTCTCAAGCCAGTTCCATACGCTGGGGAGCACCTTTGCCCACGATGTATTCCGAAAACTGAGAAACAAAGAAACCAGCAGTGTTAAGGTAACAAGAACGAGCATTCTTGTAGGTATCATAATTGCTATGCTTCTGAGCCTGTATGCAAGGGGAGGCTTTATTGTTGCCCGGGCTACAGCAATCTTCTTCGGCCTTTGCCTCTCCTCGTTCCTTCCTTCGCTTGTGGGAGGGTTATTCTTCCGCAGAATGACAAAACCAGCAGCTCTCAGCTCTATGGCAGCTGGGTTCGGTGTTACGGTATTCTGGCTTCTTTTCGTTAAAGCCAAGGAGGCCGGGGCTATAGGCCTTGTTCAGCGTTTTACAGGAGGCGAATCTTCTATCCTTGCAGGCTATCCGAACTGGCCGAACGTTGACCCGTGTTTTGTGGCTCTGCCTATCTCAGTTATAACTGCTGTTTTAGTAGCCGCATTTACTAAGCCCAATACAAGCGAGGAGCTGGAAAAATGCTTTGCAAAATAG
- a CDS encoding sodium:solute symporter family protein, protein MLMVTDVVEIAVIMTYLVLVIMLGWLGYSKTKTASDFMLAGRGTHPFVMAMSYGATFISTSAIVGFAGVAGMFGMGVLWLTFLNIFVGIFVAFVFLGERTRHMGHVLNAHTFAELLGKRYSSKATQVFSGIIISLFLPLYAAAVFIGACEFISAHFGISYHLALLLFAVIVASYVVTGGLKGVMYVDAMQGTIMTVCLITLLILCYKMVGGVAEGHAQLTEMSGEVFVGFKAIGHQGWTEMPKFGWGDSQYDLWWIMVSSIICGVGFGVLAQPQLSVRFMTVRSKRELNRGVLIGGLFILLIPGTAFVVANLSNVYFNKYETITGQLLSRTERADVIAKKTRDVEKTIPCSLLHIDEDGDKKADFNVIEKGLGKAAAIMPKAEVKQLENGLIQVKPRGTAFKRALTQTRNGRWMLNADSVIPNFIRSAMPTWFSLLFLITLLSAGMSTLSSQFHTLGSTFAHDVFRKLRNKENSSVKVTRTSILVGIIIAMFLSLYARGGFIVARATAIFFGLCLSSFLPSLVGGLFFRRMTKAAALSSMTAGFGVTVFWLLFVKAKEAGAIGLVQHFTGGESSILAGYPNWPNVDPCFVALPISVITAALVAAFTKPNTSEDLEKCFAK, encoded by the coding sequence ATGCTTATGGTTACAGATGTTGTTGAAATTGCAGTGATAATGACTTATCTGGTTTTGGTTATTATGCTCGGCTGGCTTGGCTACTCCAAAACGAAGACAGCTTCGGACTTTATGCTTGCCGGCAGGGGAACTCACCCTTTCGTAATGGCTATGAGCTACGGAGCCACATTTATCTCTACAAGCGCAATTGTAGGTTTTGCCGGCGTTGCGGGTATGTTCGGAATGGGCGTATTATGGCTTACGTTTCTTAATATTTTTGTAGGTATATTCGTAGCCTTCGTTTTTCTCGGCGAAAGAACGCGCCACATGGGGCACGTTCTCAATGCCCACACCTTCGCAGAGCTTCTCGGAAAGAGATACAGCAGTAAGGCGACGCAGGTGTTCTCCGGAATTATTATCAGTCTGTTCCTGCCGCTTTATGCTGCCGCAGTTTTTATTGGTGCATGCGAGTTTATCTCAGCACACTTCGGAATATCTTACCACCTAGCGCTTCTGCTTTTTGCTGTGATAGTAGCTTCATACGTGGTAACAGGCGGGCTCAAAGGCGTTATGTACGTAGATGCTATGCAGGGAACTATTATGACCGTCTGTTTGATTACTTTGCTTATCCTCTGCTATAAGATGGTAGGCGGTGTTGCAGAGGGGCATGCCCAGCTCACTGAGATGTCCGGCGAGGTTTTTGTGGGTTTCAAGGCGATTGGCCATCAGGGCTGGACAGAGATGCCCAAATTCGGCTGGGGAGACAGCCAGTATGACCTCTGGTGGATTATGGTTTCGAGCATAATCTGCGGCGTAGGTTTCGGCGTGCTCGCTCAGCCTCAGCTTTCTGTGCGTTTTATGACAGTACGCAGTAAGAGGGAGCTCAACAGGGGTGTTCTGATTGGCGGATTGTTTATATTGCTTATTCCGGGTACTGCTTTTGTTGTGGCAAATCTCTCAAACGTTTATTTTAATAAATATGAAACAATTACCGGCCAGCTTCTCTCACGTACTGAAAGGGCGGATGTTATAGCGAAGAAAACAAGGGACGTGGAAAAAACGATACCCTGCAGTCTCCTTCATATTGATGAAGACGGCGATAAAAAGGCAGATTTCAATGTCATTGAGAAAGGCCTCGGGAAGGCGGCTGCTATTATGCCAAAGGCTGAAGTAAAGCAGCTTGAAAACGGGCTTATTCAGGTTAAGCCCCGAGGTACTGCCTTCAAACGTGCTCTGACGCAAACAAGAAACGGCCGCTGGATGCTCAACGCAGACAGCGTAATCCCAAACTTTATTCGATCTGCAATGCCCACATGGTTTTCTCTTTTGTTTCTGATTACCCTGCTCTCAGCGGGAATGAGTACGCTCTCAAGCCAGTTCCATACGCTGGGCAGCACGTTTGCCCACGATGTTTTCAGGAAGCTTAGAAATAAGGAAAACAGCAGTGTTAAGGTAACAAGAACGAGCATTTTGGTGGGTATCATAATTGCTATGTTTCTGAGCCTGTATGCAAGGGGAGGCTTTATTGTTGCCCGGGCTACAGCAATCTTCTTCGGCCTTTGCCTCTCCTCGTTCCTTCCTTCGCTAGTAGGCGGGCTCTTTTTCCGAAGAATGACAAAGGCTGCGGCTCTGAGCTCTATGACAGCGGGGTTCGGCGTTACGGTATTTTGGCTTCTTTTCGTTAAAGCCAAGGAGGCAGGAGCAATAGGCCTTGTTCAGCATTTTACCGGAGGCGAATCTTCTATCCTTGCAGGCTATCCGAACTGGCCGAATGTTGACCCGTGCTTTGTGGCTCTGCCTATATCAGTAATCACTGCTGCTTTAGTAGCCGCATTTACAAAGCCCAATACAAGCGAGGATTTGGAAAAATGCTTTGCAAAATAG